A genomic segment from Patescibacteria group bacterium encodes:
- a CDS encoding CHAP domain-containing protein, with product MVSPKNKNFSFKTITALVLALGLVLAPVAAHAATLEEQIAAANADAARNQQQAATLRTQGDTLANKLAEIAAQSQAIRSQIAANKAKAQKLTQDINDAKDKLALKKQVLDENVRVIYQESKVSPLEMLASSRSFSEYVDRQQYLDTLKDHVQEAAKEVQRQKEELEKQQADLDLAIRNQTNLSQALAIQQNEQSNLLASTRGDEAKYAEQAKASSAKAEELKKQQAAILASRFGGIPSGGTPCGGGYPSTWCNAPKDTLIDRWGMYNRECVSYTAFRVANSGRRMPYWGGRGNAKQWPGNAQAEGIPVDGSPRPGDVAITTAGPYGHAMYVESVSGRMITVSQYNFNNAGEYSVMTIPSDNLYFIHF from the coding sequence ATGGTTTCACCAAAAAACAAAAATTTCAGTTTTAAAACCATAACAGCGCTGGTTCTAGCGTTGGGTTTGGTGTTGGCGCCGGTAGCGGCCCACGCCGCCACGCTAGAGGAGCAAATCGCGGCCGCTAACGCCGATGCGGCTCGCAACCAACAGCAGGCGGCTACCTTAAGAACTCAGGGCGACACGCTGGCCAACAAGCTGGCCGAGATTGCGGCGCAGTCGCAGGCGATTCGCTCGCAAATTGCCGCTAACAAGGCCAAGGCTCAGAAGCTAACTCAAGATATTAATGATGCCAAAGATAAACTGGCATTAAAAAAGCAGGTGCTAGACGAGAACGTCCGCGTTATCTACCAGGAGTCTAAGGTTTCGCCACTCGAAATGTTGGCTTCGAGCCGAAGCTTTAGCGAGTATGTTGACCGCCAGCAGTACTTAGACACCTTAAAGGATCACGTTCAGGAAGCCGCTAAAGAGGTTCAGCGACAAAAGGAAGAGCTAGAAAAGCAGCAGGCTGATTTAGATTTGGCAATTAGAAACCAGACTAATTTATCTCAGGCGTTGGCAATTCAGCAAAATGAGCAGTCAAATCTTTTGGCTTCGACCAGGGGTGATGAGGCGAAGTACGCCGAGCAGGCTAAGGCCAGCTCAGCCAAGGCCGAGGAGCTTAAAAAGCAGCAAGCGGCTATTTTGGCATCACGTTTTGGAGGCATACCTTCCGGAGGCACCCCTTGCGGGGGAGGCTATCCATCCACATGGTGTAATGCCCCGAAAGACACACTTATAGATAGATGGGGTATGTATAACCGAGAATGTGTTAGCTACACCGCCTTCCGAGTAGCCAATTCCGGACGTCGTATGCCATACTGGGGAGGTAGGGGGAACGCCAAGCAGTGGCCTGGAAACGCCCAAGCCGAAGGCATACCTGTTGATGGAAGCCCTCGACCAGGAGATGTTGCCATTACAACTGCCGGGCCATATGGCCATGCTATGTATGTTGAATCAGTTTCAGGACGTATGATTACTGTAAGTCAGTATAATTTCAATAACGCTGGCGAATACAGTGTAATGACTATCCCATCAGATAATTTGTACTTTATCCACTTCTAA
- a CDS encoding ABC transporter permease, whose translation MINPLTAARITKTGLHNFARNAWLSTAATAVMTITLTLVAVSYVATVALNSTIKEVVGKIDVSVYLKDSATPDQIKALKVKLEQTDNVQGVVLVTKAEALKQYREQNKDNPKLLEAVTETDNPLPASLQIKAKDPNKLDPITAVVNQSEFKPLLADREPISYSGDRKATIDRIIQTSNFFKATGLAASVVFVIISTLIIFNTIRMAIFTRREEIEIMKLVGATNWYIRGPFIFEAALYGIIAAFIAIAFTYTVILKGAPRLGNYVDTGIVVKLLQDNVVLVVFALLALGILIGTASSMVALKRYLKL comes from the coding sequence ATGATCAATCCGCTAACAGCCGCCCGGATCACCAAGACCGGGCTGCACAACTTTGCCCGCAACGCTTGGCTAAGCACCGCCGCTACAGCCGTCATGACCATTACGCTTACTCTGGTAGCCGTCTCTTACGTGGCCACCGTCGCCCTCAACTCAACCATTAAAGAGGTGGTTGGTAAGATTGATGTGTCGGTGTACCTTAAGGACTCCGCCACCCCCGATCAAATTAAGGCACTCAAGGTTAAGTTAGAGCAGACCGATAACGTTCAGGGAGTGGTTTTGGTGACCAAGGCCGAGGCGCTCAAGCAGTATCGTGAGCAAAACAAGGATAACCCCAAGCTGCTCGAGGCGGTAACCGAGACCGATAACCCGTTGCCGGCTTCGCTCCAAATTAAAGCCAAGGACCCAAACAAGCTCGACCCAATTACGGCGGTGGTGAACCAGTCGGAGTTCAAGCCGCTACTGGCTGATCGGGAGCCGATTAGCTACAGTGGCGATCGCAAGGCCACCATCGACCGGATCATTCAAACCTCAAACTTCTTTAAGGCTACCGGGCTGGCTGCCTCGGTCGTGTTCGTGATCATCTCAACCTTGATCATCTTTAACACCATCCGCATGGCCATCTTTACCCGCCGGGAGGAGATTGAGATCATGAAGCTGGTGGGCGCTACCAACTGGTATATTCGTGGGCCGTTCATTTTTGAGGCCGCCCTGTATGGCATTATTGCGGCCTTTATCGCGATTGCGTTTACCTACACCGTGATCTTAAAGGGGGCGCCGCGGCTTGGTAACTACGTCGACACCGGAATCGTAGTTAAGCTGCTCCAAGATAATGTGGTGCTGGTGGTGTTTGCGCTTTTGGCTTTAGGAATTTTAATTGGCACCGCTTCGAGTATGGTCGCCCTAAAACGCTATCTCAAGCTATAA
- the ftsE gene encoding cell division ATP-binding protein FtsE, which translates to MILFDRVTKMYPNKQIALSGLNLHIQPKEFVTIVGASGAGKSTLIKLLTREEVQSSGKIIVGGLDYDTIVYKNVPHLRRRIGVVFQDFKLLPSRNVHENVAFALEVAGAPNREIKRSVPRVLQLVGLSGKEKNFPRELSGGERQRVAIARALVRQPKILVADEPTGNLDPKNAWEIIELLLKINRFGTTVLLTTHNKEIVNSLKRRVITIQRGRIIKDEEQGKYAL; encoded by the coding sequence GTGATACTGTTTGATCGCGTTACCAAAATGTACCCGAACAAGCAGATTGCCCTAAGCGGGCTGAATCTGCACATCCAACCCAAGGAGTTTGTGACTATCGTGGGTGCGTCCGGTGCTGGCAAATCGACGCTGATTAAACTGCTTACCCGCGAAGAGGTTCAAAGTTCCGGCAAGATTATTGTGGGCGGGCTGGATTATGACACCATTGTGTATAAGAACGTGCCGCACCTGCGCCGCCGAATTGGCGTGGTGTTCCAGGACTTTAAGCTACTACCAAGCCGTAACGTGCACGAAAACGTGGCCTTTGCGCTTGAGGTGGCCGGCGCTCCCAACCGTGAGATTAAGCGCAGCGTGCCCCGCGTGCTTCAGCTGGTCGGCCTCAGCGGTAAAGAAAAGAACTTTCCGCGCGAACTATCCGGTGGTGAGCGCCAGCGTGTCGCGATTGCGCGCGCCCTTGTTCGCCAACCCAAGATCCTGGTGGCCGATGAGCCTACCGGCAACCTGGACCCCAAGAATGCTTGGGAAATCATTGAATTATTGCTAAAGATTAACCGGTTTGGCACCACCGTCCTGTTAACCACTCACAACAAAGAGATCGTAAACTCGCTCAAGCGGCGGGTTATTACCATTCAGCGCGGCCGGATCATCAAGGACGAAGAGCAGGGGAAGTACGCTCTATGA
- a CDS encoding peptide chain release factor 2: MQSIVKQFVELQLLVEEAMRRLGLEAEQGRLEELDAQMQAPGFWDDSQAAAAISQQAAGLRSHLEEWVGLHKDVMVAKELAELGDESMAGDLQANLERLQQAFAAKEFELKLSGTYDRNNAIISIFAGAGGTDAQDWAEMLLRMYLRYFEKAGWKAEVVERSDGEEAGIKSVTVEVNGQYAYGKLKGESGVHRLVRQSPFNADAKRQTSFARVEVLPQLDRPEEFELDEQDLRVDVYRSGGHGGQSVNTTDSAVRITHIPTGTVVAIQNERSQLQNKEKALAILKARLTALMLQQQKTELGELRGENQEAAWGNQIRNYVLHPYTKVKDERTKHETSQAGAVLDGDLDPFIEAYLSSRVGQ, encoded by the coding sequence ATGCAATCAATTGTTAAACAGTTTGTTGAGCTACAGCTGCTGGTCGAGGAGGCCATGCGGCGCTTGGGGCTCGAGGCCGAGCAGGGACGCTTGGAGGAGCTTGATGCTCAGATGCAGGCGCCAGGATTCTGGGATGACTCGCAAGCCGCGGCGGCGATTAGCCAGCAGGCGGCAGGGCTAAGGAGTCATTTAGAGGAGTGGGTTGGTTTACATAAGGACGTAATGGTAGCTAAGGAGCTGGCCGAGCTGGGCGACGAGTCGATGGCCGGCGATCTGCAGGCCAACCTGGAGCGCTTGCAGCAGGCTTTTGCCGCCAAAGAGTTTGAGCTGAAACTGTCGGGTACTTACGATCGCAACAACGCTATTATTTCTATCTTTGCCGGTGCTGGTGGCACCGATGCCCAGGACTGGGCCGAGATGCTGCTGCGGATGTATTTACGGTATTTTGAAAAGGCCGGCTGGAAGGCCGAGGTGGTTGAGCGGTCCGACGGCGAGGAGGCTGGCATTAAGAGCGTGACGGTTGAGGTTAATGGCCAGTACGCTTACGGCAAGCTAAAGGGGGAGAGCGGAGTGCATCGTCTGGTCCGTCAAAGTCCATTTAATGCTGATGCTAAGCGCCAAACCAGCTTTGCTCGGGTTGAGGTGTTGCCACAGCTGGATCGCCCCGAAGAGTTTGAGCTGGATGAGCAAGACTTGCGAGTGGATGTGTATCGGAGCGGTGGTCACGGTGGCCAGAGCGTTAACACCACCGATTCGGCGGTTCGGATTACCCATATTCCGACCGGTACCGTAGTCGCGATTCAAAACGAGCGCAGTCAGCTGCAGAACAAAGAAAAAGCCTTGGCAATTCTTAAAGCTCGGTTAACTGCGCTAATGTTGCAGCAGCAAAAGACTGAGCTGGGTGAGTTACGCGGCGAGAACCAGGAGGCAGCCTGGGGCAACCAAATTCGCAATTATGTGCTGCACCCCTATACCAAGGTAAAGGATGAGCGTACCAAGCATGAAACCAGTCAGGCGGGGGCGGTGCTAGATGGCGATCTAGATCCATTTATTGAGGCGTATCTGTCGAGTCGGGTTGGTCAATAA
- a CDS encoding preprotein translocase subunit SecA, with protein sequence MKLLQRIFGDTSSREVNRAQRLVEQVNALEAKTKKLSDAKLKDQTQKLKDQLAKEGVGIDDLLPEAFATVREAARRTIGQRHYDVQLIGGIVLHQGKIAEMRTGEGKTLVATAPTYLNALAGKGVHVVTVNDYLARRDAGWMAQIYHALGLTTGVIVPQATFGVSAYLYDPDYGAEGVDDVRLKHLRPVSRREAYTADITYGTNNEFGFDYLRDNMVNEEPAMVQRDLAYAIVDEVDSILIDESRTPLIISAPAGESTDKYRQFARLAQGLQEGTDYTLDEKQKAVSVTDDGICKLEKALGVDNVYEAGRIEDVHHVEQSLKAQSLYLKDRDYVVRENEIIIVDEFTGRLMHGRRYSEGLHQAIEAKEGVEIRQESMTLATITFQNYFRLYQKLAGMTGTAATEKEEFFKVYELDVVVVPTNKPNIRIDHPDRIYRTQMGKFNAVVGDIAERHQAGQPVLVGTASIAKNEMLSQLLSKAKIPHRVLNAKNNEREASIVADAGQPGAVTLATNIAGRGTDIVLGEGVQEVGGLYVIGTERNESRRIDNQLRGRAGRQGDPGSTRFYVSLEDDLMRIFGGERVAGLMQSLGVDDETPIESGVVSRSLENAQKKVEGHNFDIRKQVVEFDDVMNRHREVIYSRRKAALKHANLREEIEKMLAHEMTVLVEAHTDQRTGILDTDKVVEQVQAGMMLDQSVIDQVKDADPRDVAQILIGYTAKLYDSREQQMGSEAMRLLERLVYLQILDRLWIEHLEAMERLREGIGLRAIGQRDPLIEYKRESHNLFNRLIQIMEAEIANSILRASLTIEPAGEQVQTAMTRAAAQAHELSDMSQAGSDGEEVAPSGGNRAARRQKSSSGGSKKANKKRKKRR encoded by the coding sequence CAAAGATCAGCTTGCCAAAGAAGGTGTCGGCATCGATGATCTCCTGCCCGAAGCCTTTGCCACGGTTCGCGAAGCCGCCAGGCGCACCATTGGCCAGCGCCATTATGATGTCCAGCTAATCGGCGGAATCGTGCTCCACCAGGGTAAAATCGCCGAAATGCGGACCGGTGAGGGTAAGACCCTGGTTGCTACCGCGCCAACCTACCTTAACGCTTTGGCCGGTAAGGGCGTTCACGTGGTGACCGTTAACGACTATCTGGCACGACGTGACGCCGGCTGGATGGCTCAGATTTACCATGCGCTTGGCTTGACCACCGGGGTGATTGTGCCACAGGCGACCTTTGGTGTATCAGCTTATCTGTACGATCCGGACTATGGGGCCGAAGGTGTTGACGACGTCCGACTCAAACATCTGCGCCCGGTTAGCCGCCGCGAAGCCTATACCGCCGATATTACCTACGGTACCAACAACGAGTTTGGTTTTGATTACTTGCGCGACAATATGGTTAATGAAGAGCCAGCGATGGTGCAGCGTGATCTGGCCTACGCCATTGTTGACGAGGTCGACTCTATCTTGATTGACGAGTCACGGACTCCACTCATCATTAGCGCCCCGGCCGGCGAAAGCACCGACAAGTATCGTCAGTTTGCCCGCTTGGCCCAGGGTTTACAGGAGGGGACAGATTACACCTTGGACGAAAAGCAAAAGGCGGTCAGTGTTACCGACGATGGTATTTGTAAGCTGGAAAAGGCTTTAGGTGTTGATAATGTTTACGAAGCCGGTCGGATTGAGGACGTTCACCACGTTGAGCAGTCGCTCAAGGCTCAGTCGCTCTACCTCAAGGATCGAGATTACGTGGTGCGCGAAAACGAGATCATTATTGTGGACGAGTTCACCGGTCGCTTAATGCACGGTCGTCGCTACAGCGAGGGTCTACACCAGGCGATTGAGGCCAAAGAGGGGGTTGAGATTCGTCAGGAATCGATGACGCTAGCCACCATCACCTTCCAGAACTACTTCCGCCTTTACCAGAAGCTGGCCGGTATGACCGGTACCGCCGCGACCGAAAAAGAGGAGTTCTTTAAGGTCTATGAGCTAGATGTGGTGGTGGTTCCAACCAACAAACCCAATATCCGAATTGACCATCCAGATCGAATTTATCGTACTCAGATGGGTAAGTTTAACGCCGTGGTGGGTGATATTGCCGAGCGACACCAGGCCGGTCAGCCGGTGTTGGTTGGTACTGCCTCAATCGCTAAGAACGAAATGCTGAGCCAGTTGCTAAGTAAGGCTAAGATTCCGCACCGAGTGCTCAACGCCAAAAACAACGAACGCGAGGCCTCAATTGTGGCCGATGCCGGCCAGCCGGGGGCGGTGACGCTTGCCACCAACATCGCCGGTCGTGGTACCGATATTGTGTTGGGCGAAGGAGTGCAGGAGGTTGGCGGTTTGTACGTAATTGGTACCGAGCGCAACGAGTCTCGTCGGATCGACAACCAGCTGCGTGGTCGCGCTGGGCGCCAGGGTGACCCAGGCTCAACCCGTTTTTATGTCTCGCTCGAAGATGATCTGATGCGCATCTTTGGTGGCGAGCGAGTGGCCGGTTTGATGCAAAGTCTAGGTGTTGACGACGAAACGCCGATTGAGAGCGGCGTGGTTAGTCGTAGTCTTGAAAACGCCCAAAAGAAGGTGGAGGGGCACAACTTCGACATTCGCAAGCAGGTGGTTGAGTTTGACGATGTAATGAACCGACACCGTGAGGTGATTTACAGCCGACGCAAGGCGGCGCTCAAGCACGCCAACCTGAGGGAAGAGATTGAGAAGATGCTGGCTCACGAGATGACGGTGTTGGTTGAAGCTCACACCGATCAGCGTACCGGCATACTTGATACCGATAAGGTGGTTGAACAGGTCCAGGCCGGCATGATGTTGGACCAGTCGGTAATAGATCAGGTTAAGGATGCTGACCCGCGAGATGTGGCTCAAATCCTAATTGGTTACACCGCTAAGCTGTATGATTCCAGGGAACAACAGATGGGGTCGGAGGCGATGCGCTTGCTGGAGCGGCTGGTTTACCTGCAGATACTCGACCGGTTATGGATTGAGCACCTGGAGGCCATGGAGCGACTGCGTGAAGGTATTGGCCTGCGTGCCATTGGTCAGCGCGATCCGTTAATTGAGTACAAGCGCGAAAGTCACAACCTATTTAATCGGCTGATCCAGATTATGGAGGCGGAGATTGCCAATTCAATCTTACGCGCCAGCCTGACCATTGAACCAGCCGGTGAACAGGTCCAGACCGCTATGACCCGGGCCGCTGCCCAGGCCCACGAGCTCAGCGATATGAGCCAGGCCGGATCAGATGGGGAAGAGGTTGCTCCATCTGGTGGCAACCGTGCTGCTAGACGACAAAAGAGCTCATCTGGGGGCTCTAAAAAGGCAAACAAAAAACGCAAAAAACGACGTTAG